aggtatactatacatgttctttatcttgcatttttgtatacctatcattatttttctttttcaaaaatttaccttgtaccgctgcctatgattttaagagatcaggtcgcatccatcttttccctactttttttccaccagtactctaatcgtctcttgctgatctctacggctgatctgtttatgtttccttccactttaaacccaagcgcttctgggagttgcacgttacctacggttctcgctgggtggatcccgtcgcattccattaggatgtgctgagtggtctctggatctttactgcagcatacacatgtctcatctaattccaaatatttgttccgatatgttttcgtccttaggcaaccggctcgagcctcaaatagcaaggcactgccctttgtgttatcgtacagattttcccttctaatttctttcttctcattcttgtaaatctccattgtccttttcgtttccattctttgcatccaattcacggtctctatttctctcactttctttctgatgacccctggttgtctatttacagtttcgattatcctgtacttggttgccaacttccttgacctcttcctccattctgtgtccacgcttttcatgtagagatacttgtgcactttagctgcccatttattttcggTGCACGACGATACAGCGCCATCTAGGGAATGGCAATTGTAGCTTGGtgaaacttatttttttttcgggtaTTAATGTATTATCAAAATATTGGGTCTGCTTTCACCTGCTGAAGGAGTCGTAATTTTGTTTTAGAAGACGTCGGTGATAGCTAGCGCCATCTACGAAACCGCGGTGAAAGCACGTCTTTGCCAGTCGTAGGCGTCGTAGGCGTCAGCTGGCGCCATCTACGGAACCGCGGTGAAAGCACGTGTTTGTCAGTCCAGCGCTTTGGTCAGTCTCTCCGCTCACGTGCGCTCCGCGGATCGGGTGTTTACGCAAGTGTTATCATGGAGATTAAGGTTGGTGCAAGGTTTGTGTCGTACGACGAATTTGATAGGGCTTTGCGGAAGTTGCAGCGGCAGACAAACGCATTGTTCGTCAAAAAGACTACAAAATCAGTAGAGGTTGTCAAAGCACACCTGGCTTCCGGAGCTGTTGGGTTGGACAGAAAATTGAAGTTCGCCAACGCAACATTCACATGCAAGCACAGCGGTAACCATAGAACAAGGGGCACGGGGATACGCCCAAACCAGAGGTAAGTCAGTCTAATAATCGAAGCTGGCTCGTGTATTGTGATTTTTGACAACGTGTGCACAGGAGAACGaagccatcttttttttcttttcttcttctagaACAATGAAGAATGACTGCGCGGCTGGAATTGTGATTGCTGCCAGGCGTGCAAGCCAAGAGCTGGAACTCACCTGTGTTATGCTAGAACACAATCATGAAACCACATCTGATATGTTTGCCTCCTATCCGGAGAGCAGGAAGCTGAATGACAATGAGGCGAAGCTTGTGCATCCACTCCTTGAGATGAACGTGCCACCCAGCCTCATCGTACAGAAGCTCAAGGAAGACACAGGTAACACTATTGTCACATCATTGCTGTACTTATGAGTAAGCCTTGTACCTTCTGTCTCAATTGTTTTACAGGAAAATTAATTATGAGTAAGCCTTGTACTTTCTGTCTCAATTGTTTTACAGGAAAAGTAATCATTGCAAAGGACGTCCAGAACATAAAAACTAGCAAGAGCAGAGGAAATGATGTAGAAAAGCTCACGCAAGTAATCTGCGACCTTCgtgaaaaagaaaaggcaacaGTTATTTCAATTACAGATGAAAACAAAGAGCTCCAGGTTCTCTACGTGCAAACAAGACAAATGCACAGGATGTTTAGGGTTTACCCGAGGTTTTAATCCTAGACGCCATGTACCGAACTAACAAGCACAGAATGCCTTTGTTTGTGTTCATGGTTGAAAATGGCGCAGGTGCCAGCCATGTCGTCGCATATGCCTTCGTTGCATCCGAACAACAACATGTTGTCACTAAGCTGCTTGAAACTTTTGTTCATGCAAATTCAGCTGCAGCTCGCACTAATGTTGTCATCGTGGACAAAGACTTCACAGAAATAGCTGCAATACGAGAAACGTTTCACTCAAGACCTGCTGTGCAGCTCTGCCAATTTCATGTGATGAAGGCTTTCCGGGCAGCTTCCGGAAAGTTGGCACATTCGGCCGAAGAAAGGGAGAGATTAGTCGCCAGCTTCAGTGAAATGGTAAATGCCCCAAATCCAGAAAAATTTGAAGAGGCACAGACAGACTATTTACGACACGCCAATGCTCAAGCATGTACTTACTTTGAGAAAAATTGGAGAAACATTCCGAACATGTGGGCAAGACACCTCTGTGACAAGGAGTTCACTGCAGGTGATAACACCACCAACAGAGTTGAATCTCACAACACCAAGATCAAGCAAATTTTGTCATCATCTGACAAATTACACGAGGCACTGAGGGGCGTTGTCAAGCTGTCAAGTGCACTCACGCAAGAAGCTAGACATCGTGCATGTGTCGTGAAAACATCAACATTTTACTCGTATGACGCCTCAAGTAATATTGAAGCCATATGTGCCAAGAAGTTGACTCCTTATGCTTGTTCTACAATTTACAAAGAAGCTGCCAAAGCTAGAAAAGCACCTCCGGAAATACAGCAACTAGAGCCAGCTGTTTATACTGTTTCAAGTGCTTGTGGCACCTGGCATGTAGTTTCAGAGAAAACTTGCACGTGCACATGCACCACCTTTTCTAGGATGGGGCTACTGTGTGGGCACATTCTGGCTGTGTATGAAAGAACTGGTGCTGTGCCTGAACTGTCCAAATTTGTCAAACCACGATGGTTCAAGTTTTATCACCTCAGAGTCATGGCTGCTGACAACAATGCTGAAGAGAATTGTGATGCATCACAAGAAAGCACGGGACCACTAACTATGCCAGTGCCAGCATTTCATAAAATGAACAGAAACCAACTATTCAATCATGCGATGAGGACACTGAATACAATAGCAGATTTCTTTGCCGACTCTCCGCATGAGGTCTTTGCGGCCCGACTTGAAATTCTCGAGAATGTTTATGCAGAATGGCTTACAGAAAAGTCCTCAGGTTCTGCTAGACACGTTGAGCAAACTAAAGCTAACCAGCAAACCAGCAGAGCTGACTCCTCTGTGCTGCCACAAGCCCCTTCCACTCTGCCACAAGCAACTTCAATACTACCACAAGCCCCTTCTACGCTACCACATGAACCTTCCGATCTGTCACAAGCAACTCCAGTGCTACCACAAGCCCCTTCTACACTGCCACAAGAACCTTCCTATTCTGTCACAAGAACCTTCCACTCTGCCACATGAGCCTTCCATTCTGTCACAAGCAACTTCAGTGCTACCACAAGCCCCTTCTACGCTGCCACAAGCCCCCTCCAGCCCCTCACAGCACAGACTTCCACTTGCGAAGCCGAGAGGGCGCCCGAAGTGCACGTCTGTGCAAAGAAGCAAAATGCCAAGGCAACTGTCCGAAATTGCTGCAACACCATTTGTGCAGCTGGCTGAGATTGCTCAACATAAGAGTGAGTTTTTACTTGGCATAAAATGGTTCATGGTGCATACTTATGTGGTGCTTCTTTCAGTTCTCTTGACGGAATTTGTGGGGGAGGCTACTGCCAGCAAGGTGCTAGACCATGGCTACATCATTGATGAGGCCGATGTTGAAGTACAGCCAGAGTTGCTCCCAAGTGGACTTTTGGATTATCGAGTTCAGATGCGGCAACTGCTGCCGTACTTTTCGGGCGATGCCTGGCTGCTACTTACATCTGCAGGTAATTTTGAAAATGCAAGTAAAGCGTGCTGCCTCTCCTAGCAAACATATTGTAATACCATTTCCCTTACGGTCCAGCAAAAATTTGTCCCATTGTCATTTCAGTTTGTACCAAGAAGAAAAACGAACTGTGGTTATGCCATACCTGCAAAGAAAAGGACAGTGGCGAGATCAAAATGATTTGCTGTGACCACTGCCTGCAATGCTTTCACTGGTATGAATTAGATATGCTGTTGCCTAAATGGCATGGATTTAACATTCCCACTCCTTATGTGCAGGACTTGTGCTGCAGTCAAGCAAGCAGATGCAAAGAAGAAGTTGTGGTTCTGCAGGCCCTGCAGCGACAACGGCAGAATTTAGTGTAAAGGCATAATAAAATTTGTAATGCTGAAAGCTACCAAATTGTGGCAGCTTTGTTGTGAACCAGTGTCTCTTATTTTAGTGGTTGCTTTTGTGCAGTGCACCCGAAAAAGTTCATCAAAACTTTCCCacaagtttgctagtttcaaatGCAATCAAACCAAACACATCAAATTATTTGGCGCGGTAAATGTTATACCACATCAAATAACTTTCGCAAGGGAAGGTTGAATGTGGTTCATTCTGGATTTCCTGCATACCAAGGTCGCTACGCCAAAAACAACTTGGTGTTAGAACGAAATATTACTGAAGCTCCCGGATTATCTCGGAATTTCCGGCGAGTGTACGTTTCAATTGGCGAACTACTGTACCGCTGAAATGACGCCCGTCCAGGCAGGTTACCGGCACGCCACttgcgggccgccgttcgacggcggttttgctcgcgaacggcgaggtatccttgccgtagagaggatcgGACTGGGACCCATTTGGCCGGCAGCCGTACTATAAATAGGTGTTCTGTGGCTGTACAGCGAAATGGCCAATCAGCGACCGCGGAGTGACCACACtctggcaccgacggcagcctcgcAGCCGCTGATTGCTctgcggcgccgatatcgtcgctccTTCTCCAGTTCACATCAAAGctaaagctgacggcgcttcggaatgaatcaccgacgctcacaaacTGCAATATTTTCTAACCGTTGTTGTCACTTTTCACAATAATTATATACACATCGAAGAAAGCACGCTGacattagcggcgccgtcggctgcgatgcgagcaaaGCCGAACCGGTCGTGTGCCATCGGATGCCGTGAATAGCTGTGCTCGGCTAGTATCGGAGCTCGCGTTCGTGCTTAACGTTTGACAGTAGTTATAGTTCTTcctaaaatgtacaatttacgcatcactttctCTAACAgaaaattattattgcgatagcaattatatggacacttcaaccggatttctgccgtcgccgtcgccgtgaggttccctatagataaaatcttcgccgcgcgccgtatgcccgagcggaagcgtgcggggacgcgcggtatcacgaagagcgaacgcactcaatcacccacgcgcaagcaaggaagcgggaagccagcgccggagggagcgcgggagggggggcgcacttctactctgccaacaaccgcgctcgtcgctcgctcgtccgcaccgtctattatctccacacggctctgacctttatgagccgtgcattcgccgctcagcttccgttgaagcgatagacggcacgtaccttcgcccgcggcggcgtatgcgctcgctgccagcgttttgacagtcgttgtctccagtcattcagtgtgatctattcatgtttgtttgagCGCGCTCagaccacgcttgttcattcagttagtaatatacgggccacattttccaacgcacgctacacatgcaatgctgcccggatcgtcagtgcagcactacaggtgtgtcccttcgcacgcgctgcccacgggaagcgcttctcatcaacaccaccgtttcacacgcgccttctcgtggtcatcgagtctctcttcatgtcggtctacttacgccgtagcacacctgcttacttaatcagctcatgtttactacaattcatattgctaccaaagccgctcaccttacttcgtatgacattgctgtgttgctatcgcattcattgcttcgcccttagggcgaaactgtgaaattttttgcttgaacagaagctgcagccgatgccgTAGGCGCGCGCGCAGCTTCGCGGGAGGTGTGCCGACCGAAGTCTACTTCGGACAACTCTCGCGCGACACGCGCTCAACGGCACTAAAGGTCAGTACGCCGTTACGGcatgtttgccgctagcgtgaaCGTGCCTTTACACGGGCTGTGGCAGCATCGCCGTGCGGCACAGCTAGAGCGAAACGAACGTAAACCGAAAAGTCAACATCGGGCACGGCCACAGCCTGTCAACTGTTGAATATCGGGCCTTACGATGCTCTTGAGTGGAGCAGCGTTCATTTAGGCTGCCGTTTTCGGTAGTGTTTTTGATTGGCTAGCACCAGCGCTTGAACAGCGTCGCCTGAGGGTACCCCGTGGTACCCCGACTTCGCGTGATCAAGTGGCCGAAACAGCTGAACCAGCACATTATCTAGGTCTAGGGAGCCGCCGCGCCGCTATTCCCTAGATGGCGCTGCATCGTCGTGCACCGAGCCATTTCCGGCAGGGGCGCACTCCGTAGTGCGCATAGCATCATTCATTTAATTTAATGGACCAGAACATGCCACGCGTTGCTTGACGAACATTGTTCACTTCAGTAGACATCTCTATCTTCCCAGAGAATCCCCCAGTTCTATTTTCCCACTAAACACTTGAACAATTTAGGACAGAAGGTCTTGTCTGTCCACTAATTTTATCGCAACACACATTTGTATTAAGCGGCCTGAAAAATCTTATCACAGCTTTCGCGTAGTGCTGACAGCCAAACTGTATGCAGCACGCTGGTTCTGCATCATACCGTGCCGCCGTGGTGGCCTATAGTGGGTTTGACGTTGCGCTTCAAAAGATGAATTTGCGGTATCAAATCCCCGTCACGGCGACTGCATTTCGATTAGAGCAGCTGCAACAAAGGcagtgtatcgtgcattgggtgcacgttggattactacggcgtgactcacattcagatcgtggtttttccCAGAAAAATATCCATCATGCCATGTCCATGCAGCAGTCCCTGAAGACGGCGCCCTAATTTGTCCGCGTGTCCAATGGGAACTTCACGTAACTCGTGCAAACTACACAACTTGGCCGAGCCGAGGTGTAACTCTGCAGTGAACAATGCAGTCCCGGCTACTGTCAAGCGATTGCAGCCCGTACTGGGCTGTTTTTTTTTGGTTTCTGTGACATCAGCGGGTGACTAAGGGACATGAGTCATGACACGGGACGCATCTGGCATATTTCGGATCACCTAGTCGACATGCGGCTATTCAGTCAAATGAAAGAATTCATTTCGTTTTAATGCGAAAAGTGAACAGTGAAATTTGCAGTGCTGTCAAAAATAATTGAAACCCTGCGAAAGGGTTTCCCCCTCCCCCTTTAATATCTCTCAGGATGGCATACTCCAGAGGCACAATGCTCTAAAACTGAGGCCTACGTCAAGCCTCCTTTTGTGGTGTCTAGGACCGCAGCTATACAAGTATTGAAATATTGCTTCTtcactctcgaattatcacttCAAGCTTCtgaattcaaattcaaattcaaattcaaattctttatttccaaaacaaatttggtggttgacagggctaaaagctgcgggctgcagcttgacagaggcccggACACCATGTTCAAGGCAGGGCTTGACCTCGACGTGCATGTCGAGCCGTTAAACaaaaacatacaaaacagaaaataCTAGTTCATCAGAATAAGAATACACTATAGGAGTAAGAATACACAATACTAGATATATTActataaaatttaaaaaatgacttatatacgaagaaaaaatatataaaaggtCGAATATAATGAAAGGGGAAAAtaacacatacatatatatatacacacacacacacacacacacacacatatatatatatatatatatatatatatatatatatacacacatatacgtGTGATTTCACATAtgcgtacacacatacacatataataCATCAGGAAAAGATATTGCAATCTAAAACACCACAGCGTCAAATACAAGCAGACACAGGATGATTTAGcgtctgttaaaaaaaaagaattactaaTGTATGTACCTTCACGACAATAGTGGTAGGTATGATCTAAGAAAAGAGCTGATGTAGTAATGCTAGTGTGGGCTTCGCTATATGTTTGTATTTATTGAGGATTACCGGAAGATTATATTTCAAAGACTGAAGCTTGTAAAAAGTACGGAAACGTGGTATAAGCCAAAAGTCAGGACAACGTGTACGAACATTGGTATATTGCTGAAGCAGTGCTATTGTGGtaataaaatttttaaaagtAGGTGAAGACAGATAGAATGAACGCAGAACACGAAATTCATACATATGTTGTATTTTCATAATGCTGTACAACTTAAAATAATATTCTGTGGAAGCTAAATAATCGATATTTGCGATATTGCGAACAACTTTCTTTTGTAATAAACAAATCCTTGTAATATTTCTTTGTGTAGTGGTCAACCATACGAGACTACAGTAGTTAATATgagaagcgaacagcgcataatAAATCTGTTTTTTTGCTTCCACTGGGAGAATTGCACGGCAGCGAGATAGAGCTCCTGTGGTCATTGAAAGTTTTTTTGCATAAGTTGTCAACATGCGAACCCCATGAGAGATTTGAGCTAAATGTTACTCCGAGAATTTTATATTCATTAACGATTTCTATCCTGTGCCCGTCGCAGTATATATTCTGTTCtaaattaattactttattttTTGCACGGAAGAAAAGTACCTTGGTTTTAGCTGGGTTAATTTTGAGGCAGTTCGAATGTGACCAAAATACGAGTTTCTCAAGAACGTGATTACATCTTGACGCTAGGTCGGCTTCATCAGTTCCGGAGAGTAGAATAGTgctatcatcggcatatatgataAATTTTCAGCTTGCGTCAATACCTACAATATCGTTTATATATACATTAAACAAAAGAGGACCTAAAATactgccttggggcacaccacaTTTTATATGGAGGGGAGATGAATGGTAATTGCCAATGTACACACACTGAGTCCTTTTGGCCAAGTACGAACGGAATAGTTCGAGCTGGTTACCACGAACCCCGTAGTCCGAGAGTTTTAGTATCAGTATGTTATGGTTAAGTGAATCGAATGCTTTACTGTAATCAACAAAAAGACCAAGAGTTATATGTTTATTTTCGATGTTTTGTAGCACACTTTCTTTAAGAGTTAATAAAGCTGTTTCAGTAGAGCGTCCTTTCCTAAAGCCAAACTGCGCGTCGGAAAGAAGATTTATTTTGTGAAAGAAGTTAGTCAGTCGAGAAAACAATATCTTTCctaagcctttagaaaaaattggtacaacagatattggcctataatttgttGTCTCATTTTTATTGCCCCCTTTGTAAATGACTGTTACCTTGGATCGTTTCAGTGCGTCAGGAATTTGACCTGATTGGATAGCGAGATTGAATATGTGAGTGAGCGCAGGCGCAATGCATTCGATAACATGTTTTATGGGCTTTATTTGTAGGTTATCTATATCTAAAGCCTTGCTGTTCCGTAGACCTAGAAATGTTCGATAAACTTCAGCTTCACTTATATCATGCAGAGCAAAGCTCTCAGCAGGGCAATTGTTGAACGGTCTGATAACCTGTAGGTTACTATCTGGAAGAGCGTGTTTTAGAAACGATTGGTTAAAATGATCAACAAGCGCCTGACCAACTATTTCACGGCTATTGTGCGTTAACTTCGAGGGCGTTTCCGTTTTACTTTCGCGACCGAGAACCCTATTTAGCACTTTCCATGCGGCGTCAGGTTGCTGTTTCTTTATATCAGAAAACAACCGCTGATAATATCCCAACTTTGCCGACCTAAGCTCGGCGTTCAGTTTATTTCTGAAAGTTTTAAAGTCTTTCAAGTCAGATGGTGCTCTTGTACGTAAAAAGGTGTGAAATAATCGATTTTTCTTATTAATAGCTTTCCTGTGGGCAGGAGTGACCCAAGGTTTTCTTATTCGGAAAATAACCTTCCATTCCTTTTCTACGCACCCAGATTTGTTGTACCACCAAGAAGGATGATCAAAGTTGTCAGACTAGTGCTGTTCGTGGAAAAGTCAAGGTCCattaaataggtcgcgaagcttggaacaaAAAGAATGCCTATACCTATTGCCACATATATCAGTTaatggtgcacgattgaagcgcgactaggtgagggggggacaaacactgaaactagaaaACCTATGTGAAAAATTATGTTCGAAAATTTGTCATCAAAACACTGTCATACCACCAAATATACAGTTTCAAATATTTTGGTTGTACTAAGAACaacaaatgtttattttttcCATTTCACGATTTATTCCTTCTTGGTGACCACTACCAACCAGTAActctggcgcaagacttggcaagactgcGCAAGCCAACTATTtttgcggaatggcgttgctcacttcaACGCGCCGGTTTCGTTCGAGCTttcttcaagcgaagcttgtattggctcagaagtttcggtggcgttgtcgtGGTCACCCAAAAACACCCCGGCTGCTCCCACAGTATAGCAGCTTTTCCAGCTACGCCGGTGCCGGATGCACGTCACGTGAGAGGCCAGTCAGGGTCGTCTGGTGTGTCGTGGGGAGGGAAAGGAGGTTGGCACACGCTCCGCCCGGCTTCCGACGCCTCAGATCGGTCTCGGTGACCTGTTGGGAACCAGCGCATGGTGCATTTCGCCGTGGTGGCAtctgcgtttgagcaacgacgCCACGAAATCGCCCGTCCTCCACGAGcccattctagcgtgagggcttccgaagcccaggcgaagcgTCAGAGAACAGTCGATTTCCCCGATttgcaggagcgcgatgttgaagccaaacgtcagcgaagagccgccgaccccgagttgcgggagcgcgattttgaggccaaacgtcaacatCGTCTTGCCCTTCAGGAACCCGATAACGGTGTTGCACGCCTCGACAACGCTAGCatcaacttccccggtgcgacggccagatttcaacgcgagtttctcaaccggaacttcagagGCAGTTGAagtgtgtgtgaccggttgtggtttgagcacaacgtgatacttcgttccgaggaacaccgaagaaacacacaagcttcacttacccccattttccggtaagCGAAGGGGATGGCcattttttatttccttgcgtgtttgttcaaagtgtagCGTCCGCTTCCCGTTAAACTTTGCGTGACCTAGCGGACGGCATTCATTCGCGAAAGGggtgagtacaggatttttgttatcgtgcaagttcacggctGCGCAATCCGACGCGCTGcctctcgtcgtgacgataaatgcagaACGCTCCCCGAAGAAACGACGCGCTATGTTCACTTCACTAtgcgtaacacaggctctgagtgtccgacggaCAAGAAAATTAGTAAATCACATGTTATAATGCGGGGCAACGGTGTTTTGTCTGAAAACTcttggatatgaatacatggtgtcgcaaGGAATTTCGAATTATTATGTGAAAATTTTGGTATATGTGTCTGTTTTAACGACTCTACATGTGCTGGCCATaatacttttcatccattgaaacatGTGTTTTGCTTAGTCAGTTAGATTAGTTTCATTGATCTAGAAAGATAAATGTGAATTTGCTTTTaaaacctctgtggcactgtcatttatttccatactattcgctcaccttcctgaGGAACCTGCTGGAGCAATatccgtcaataacagcctaattatgttcacagtgagacatacgccactccagtagtttaatgacacgctggcgcttcagtTGAGTTGACCAGCACTACTAAACCTTAAAAGGTTATTCTCAGTACACCCTGCATAGGTCTCGTTAAATGTACCATTCCCAGATAGCTCGCCGCTGCCTCGAAAGCAAAACTGCAGGCGTAGTAGTCAAAATTCCGGACGCTAAAAAAATTTACACATTCGCGCCAAGCCGCATAAGatttgacgtcactgccatttgaGGTTGGGACAttaattttctgtttcttttttttcttagtgttgTATTACGTGTTTCGGTGCAAAGTAAAGAACAATTTTTGTGAACATCGCCCTCTGCGCAAAGAGGTGTCGTCATATAATGGGTGTTTATAGGAAGACTAAGTGATATTTAAATACAGCCCCTTTGAAATAAAAGGACGGCTCTTTCGGAGACATGCCATCAGTGGTGACGACCATGGGGCGACGGGTGATAAGTGATAATTAGTTACTAATTCACACAAATTTATTGCTTAGCTTTCTAAGATTTCGTTTCAGCGAGCTCATCGTAAGTGGGAAATTGAAGCCAGGTCTCCCTACAC
The DNA window shown above is from Dermacentor silvarum isolate Dsil-2018 chromosome 1, BIME_Dsil_1.4, whole genome shotgun sequence and carries:
- the LOC125943264 gene encoding LOW QUALITY PROTEIN: uncharacterized protein LOC125943264 (The sequence of the model RefSeq protein was modified relative to this genomic sequence to represent the inferred CDS: inserted 1 base in 1 codon) codes for the protein MEIKVGARFVSYDEFDRALRKLQRQTNALFVKKTTKSVEVVKAHLASGAVGLDRKLKFANATFTCKHSGNHRTRGTGIRPNQRTMKNDCAAGIVIAARRASQELELTCVMLEHNHETTSDMFASYPESRKLNDNEAKLVHPLLEMNVPPSLIVQKLKEDTGKVIIAKDVQNIKTSKSRGNDVEKLTQVICDLREKEKATVISITDENKELQVLYVQTRQMHRMFRXLPEVLILDAMYRTNKHRMPLFVFMVENGAGASHVVAYAFVASEQQHVVTKLLETFVHANSAAARTNVVIVDKDFTEIAAIRETFHSRPAVQLCQFHVMKAFRAASGKLAHSAEERERLVASFSEMVNAPNPEKFEEAQTDYLRHANAQACTYFEKNWRNIPNMWARHLCDKEFTAGDNTTNRVESHNTKIKQILSSSDKLHEALRGVVKLSSALTQEARHRACVVKTSTFYSYDASSNIEAICAKKLTPYACSTIYKEAAKARKAPPEIQQLEPAVYTVSSACGTWHVVSEKTCTCTCTTFSRMGLLCGHILAVYERTGAVPELSKFVKPRWFKFYHLRVMAADNNAEENCDASQESTGPLTMPVPAFHKMNRNQLFNHAMRTLNTIADFFADSPHEVFAARLEILENVYAEWLTEKSSGSARHVEQTKANQQTSRADSSVLPQAPSTLPQATSTLPHEPSILSQATSVLPQAPSTLPQAPSSPSQHRLPLAKPRGRPKCTSVQRSKMPRQLSEIAATPFVQLAEIAQHKILLTEFVGEATASKVLDHGYIIDEADVEVQPELLPSGLLDYRVQMRQLLPYFSGDAWLLLTSAVCTKKKNELWLCHTCKEKDSGEIKMICCDHCLQCFHWTCAAVKQADAKKKLWFCRPCSDNGRI